The following proteins are co-located in the Paenibacillus sp. FSL H8-0079 genome:
- a CDS encoding response regulator transcription factor yields MNIFIIEDDSLLLEALREGLNQWSYEVSSPTDFSHVMDSFVDHRPHLVIIDIQLPKFDGFHWCREIRAVSKVPIIFLSSRDHPMDMVMAMNLGADDYVPKPFHMDVLIAKVQAILRRTYTYEEASSNVLEWNQAILDLKSGEIHKDGQTIGLTKNEFFILSVLVKSNNKIISRHELMKMLWDDDQFINDNTLTANITRLRQKLSCLNLADGIVTKKGLGYMAVTL; encoded by the coding sequence ATGAATATCTTTATTATTGAGGATGACTCTCTCCTCTTGGAAGCGCTTAGAGAAGGATTAAATCAGTGGTCATATGAGGTAAGTAGTCCTACTGATTTTTCACATGTGATGGATTCCTTTGTAGATCATCGACCTCACTTAGTGATTATTGATATACAGCTTCCCAAGTTTGACGGCTTTCATTGGTGTAGAGAAATACGTGCCGTGTCCAAAGTTCCTATTATCTTTCTTTCATCAAGAGATCATCCGATGGATATGGTGATGGCGATGAACTTAGGGGCGGACGATTACGTTCCTAAACCTTTTCATATGGATGTACTGATCGCCAAGGTACAGGCTATTCTTCGTCGAACCTATACATATGAAGAGGCTTCCTCCAATGTCTTGGAGTGGAATCAAGCGATTCTTGATTTAAAAAGCGGTGAAATTCATAAGGATGGGCAAACCATTGGCCTGACAAAAAATGAATTTTTTATACTATCGGTTTTAGTTAAATCCAATAATAAAATTATCTCACGTCATGAACTGATGAAAATGCTCTGGGATGATGATCAATTCATTAATGACAATACGCTCACAGCCAACATCACAAGATTACGTCAAAAGCTTTCCTGTCTCAACTTAGCTGATGGGATTGTGACTAAAAAAGGTCTGGGGTATATGGCCGTTACTCTTTAG
- a CDS encoding PH domain-containing protein encodes MSMQWKPPEQRLSPHAVNLWRISAIIWNMIGLLILAVLLILDSIYGWKTWIGWILWGVTAISVPYAVWDIFIQPSWLYKRWYYDVNEEFLQLKHGALTKVHQIIPMAKVQSVTTNQGPLMRKYGLYSVSVGTMGSSHDIPALPEEVALALRHQIASYARINEVDE; translated from the coding sequence ATGTCAATGCAGTGGAAGCCACCCGAGCAACGGTTATCTCCTCATGCAGTAAACCTGTGGAGAATTAGCGCTATCATATGGAATATGATAGGTCTTCTGATACTTGCCGTACTGTTAATACTTGACTCCATCTATGGATGGAAGACGTGGATTGGTTGGATTTTGTGGGGCGTTACGGCCATATCTGTGCCTTATGCGGTGTGGGATATTTTCATCCAGCCTTCATGGTTATACAAGCGTTGGTACTATGATGTGAATGAGGAGTTCCTACAACTGAAGCACGGGGCACTAACCAAGGTACATCAGATCATTCCCATGGCGAAAGTGCAATCGGTTACAACGAATCAGGGACCTTTGATGCGAAAATATGGACTTTATTCCGTATCGGTGGGCACGATGGGTTCATCCCATGATATTCCGGCATTGCCGGAGGAAGTAGCGCTCGCACTCCGTCATCAGATCGCATCTTATGCGCGGATTAATGAGGTGGATGAATGA
- a CDS encoding PH domain-containing protein, protein MIDMKRHHPLTMLWSLWKLVKNSFAIILFLFVFRQGSESQWLFYGRIAFYAGISIGIVSIIWKWFTSRYTADDTAFHIYSGVFNRTRRTIPYTKVQNVNRHTTVFHRLFQVTSIRFETGIKGEDATFQLHVVLLSEAEQLEKIVAGYMAKDAETVEATEEPVTLDAVESMEEGEAQSEPVITDEVMSSPVKEKQERIVHYHSTRKDIFKASFTSLSFLVLIPVLGTLYSWVKDFFPDEEVTESLLLTWLDSWWIAGLMILVLLIISIALGIVRTFVKYGNFQITSDTKRIYITKGMMEQTSFSILKERVQAVKITQSPMKRLLGLAEVELTTAGSLGESAQEVNSLYPFLPVKQAYTMIEEILPSYRVTQEMERLPRISLWLRLLKPSWGWIIITGLLWYFKPFVLGQKHAWWMISAILLVWIATCRVVDFFHTRYILNQNFIQLRTGALTSTLFISKREKVIEVQITRNVLQRWFGVASIHTVNRAKPVLHHRAHDIPLDTAESFQSWYMGRTQDVQTR, encoded by the coding sequence ATGATCGATATGAAACGACATCACCCATTAACCATGCTGTGGAGCTTATGGAAACTGGTGAAGAATTCGTTCGCGATCATCCTGTTTTTGTTTGTTTTCCGTCAGGGCTCAGAGTCCCAATGGCTCTTCTATGGAAGAATTGCCTTTTATGCAGGTATTTCCATCGGTATCGTGTCGATCATCTGGAAGTGGTTTACCTCTCGTTATACAGCAGATGATACGGCTTTTCATATCTATAGTGGTGTGTTCAACCGTACTCGTAGAACGATACCGTATACCAAGGTCCAGAATGTGAATCGTCATACGACAGTGTTTCATCGCTTGTTCCAGGTAACGTCAATTCGATTCGAGACTGGAATCAAGGGAGAAGATGCTACTTTTCAGTTACATGTTGTTTTACTTTCCGAAGCCGAACAGTTGGAGAAGATTGTAGCAGGTTACATGGCAAAAGACGCAGAAACAGTAGAAGCAACAGAGGAACCTGTTACGTTGGATGCTGTTGAGTCCATGGAAGAGGGAGAGGCGCAATCTGAACCTGTTATAACGGATGAAGTGATGTCTTCACCTGTAAAAGAAAAACAGGAACGGATTGTTCATTATCATTCCACCCGGAAGGATATATTCAAAGCCTCTTTTACTTCGCTTAGTTTTCTCGTACTTATTCCGGTTCTGGGCACGCTTTATTCTTGGGTGAAAGATTTCTTCCCCGATGAAGAAGTAACCGAAAGTCTATTATTAACCTGGCTCGATTCCTGGTGGATTGCCGGTTTGATGATTTTAGTTTTATTGATCATATCTATTGCTTTGGGTATTGTCAGAACCTTCGTAAAGTATGGAAATTTCCAGATCACCTCGGATACCAAGCGGATCTATATTACGAAGGGCATGATGGAGCAAACGTCATTTTCAATCCTGAAAGAGCGAGTCCAAGCCGTGAAGATCACACAGTCTCCGATGAAAAGGCTGCTTGGATTAGCGGAAGTAGAACTGACCACCGCAGGTAGTCTGGGAGAATCCGCTCAGGAGGTAAACTCACTCTATCCCTTCTTGCCTGTGAAACAAGCCTATACGATGATAGAGGAGATCCTGCCATCCTATCGGGTTACGCAGGAAATGGAAAGACTTCCGAGAATATCATTATGGTTGCGCCTGCTTAAACCAAGTTGGGGATGGATCATTATCACGGGTTTACTGTGGTATTTCAAACCATTCGTGTTAGGACAGAAGCATGCCTGGTGGATGATTTCGGCGATTCTGTTAGTATGGATTGCAACATGCAGAGTGGTGGACTTTTTCCATACCAGATACATTCTGAATCAGAATTTCATTCAACTTCGGACCGGCGCGCTCACATCAACCCTCTTCATCTCCAAACGTGAGAAAGTCATCGAAGTGCAGATCACCCGTAATGTGTTACAGCGTTGGTTTGGTGTTGCTTCCATTCATACGGTAAACCGTGCCAAACCTGTTCTACATCATCGGGCACATGACATCCCCCTGGATACGGCGGAGTCATTTCAATCATGGTACATGGGACGTACCCAAGATGTTCAGACCCGTTAA
- a CDS encoding Cof-type HAD-IIB family hydrolase produces MIKAVFFDVDGTLLSEIDRSLSPSTAESIRELIRKGVQVVLVTGRPYNLCEEFRNLGIDTIISANGALIKAGDEVIHKSVLSAQMVRAFSEFAELHGHSISYFTESFETNGLCTADGRVTNALRDTLGLMNSPQKISTLEQDVYCICLYADEAETEKFQSRFPSLRFVRFHPYVVNVLEASEVSKSIAAEKVLDYLKISREEMMAFGDGENDVDLLAYAGIGIAMGNGRERIKQSADYITLRASEDGVTHALKQFKIL; encoded by the coding sequence TTGATTAAAGCTGTGTTCTTTGATGTGGACGGTACATTGCTGAGCGAAATAGATCGGAGTTTATCACCGAGTACAGCTGAGTCTATCCGGGAATTGATTCGTAAAGGAGTTCAAGTCGTACTCGTCACAGGCAGGCCCTATAATTTATGCGAAGAATTCAGAAATCTCGGAATCGATACGATCATTTCGGCTAATGGAGCATTGATCAAAGCAGGTGATGAAGTGATACATAAGTCTGTACTTTCAGCACAGATGGTTAGAGCATTTAGTGAGTTTGCCGAGTTGCATGGGCACAGTATTTCATATTTTACAGAGTCATTTGAGACGAACGGGTTGTGTACAGCAGATGGTCGTGTTACTAACGCCTTAAGAGATACGCTTGGACTCATGAATTCCCCGCAGAAAATTAGCACGTTGGAACAGGACGTATATTGCATTTGCTTATATGCGGATGAAGCGGAGACGGAGAAATTCCAGTCCAGATTTCCTTCCTTACGATTCGTGAGATTCCATCCGTATGTAGTGAATGTGCTGGAAGCGAGCGAAGTCAGCAAATCTATAGCCGCAGAGAAAGTTCTCGACTACCTGAAGATATCCAGAGAAGAGATGATGGCCTTTGGTGATGGAGAGAATGATGTGGATCTGCTAGCGTATGCGGGAATCGGAATTGCGATGGGAAATGGCAGAGAGCGGATTAAACAAAGCGCCGATTATATTACCCTGCGGGCAAGTGAAGATGGAGTCACCCATGCGTTGAAGCAATTTAAGATTTTATGA
- a CDS encoding YHYH domain-containing protein, which yields MKKVVIVILSLVVLVGVSSSAYAHPGRLDKNGGHNCSAKSKQKGLCTGYHYHKKKK from the coding sequence ATGAAAAAGGTTGTTATCGTAATCCTGTCTCTTGTTGTACTTGTTGGTGTATCCTCTTCTGCGTATGCTCATCCAGGCAGACTGGATAAGAACGGTGGACATAACTGTTCAGCCAAATCCAAGCAAAAGGGCCTGTGCACGGGCTATCACTATCACAAAAAGAAAAAATAA
- a CDS encoding HAD family hydrolase: MDHIKAVIFDLDNTILNRTTTFDGFTQRLIKTYFGHLESTEGISKRIIELDQDGYKDKSLLFNELLHELPWAEHPPHAELMEFYGREYVRSSVLMEQAREVVQHLRGKYRIGLITNGQTDIQYGKIDQLGIREDYDHIIVSEEAGVKKPDPRIFQLALNHFGLTPEQCIYIGDHPVNDIQGAASVGMSTIWIKVNQPWQDSITTGPLHTIEHLSELKKLL, encoded by the coding sequence GTGGATCATATTAAAGCGGTTATTTTTGATTTGGACAATACGATTCTGAACAGAACGACGACCTTTGACGGCTTTACGCAGCGTTTAATCAAGACGTATTTTGGTCATCTTGAGTCAACCGAAGGTATAAGTAAGCGAATTATTGAACTCGACCAGGATGGTTATAAGGACAAATCCCTTCTGTTCAACGAGTTGTTGCATGAACTGCCCTGGGCAGAGCATCCGCCACATGCAGAATTGATGGAGTTTTATGGCAGAGAGTATGTGAGAAGTTCAGTTTTGATGGAACAGGCGCGAGAAGTCGTTCAGCATCTTCGGGGGAAATATCGAATCGGGTTAATTACCAATGGGCAGACCGATATTCAGTATGGGAAAATCGATCAACTCGGTATCCGGGAGGATTACGACCATATTATTGTTTCAGAAGAGGCTGGAGTCAAAAAGCCTGATCCTCGGATATTTCAGCTTGCACTCAATCATTTCGGTCTCACTCCCGAGCAATGCATTTACATTGGCGATCATCCGGTGAACGATATTCAAGGAGCGGCAAGCGTTGGCATGAGTACGATCTGGATAAAGGTTAACCAGCCATGGCAGGACAGCATTACGACTGGTCCGTTACATACGATTGAGCATCTAAGCGAGCTAAAAAAATTGCTTTAA
- a CDS encoding NUDIX domain-containing protein, with product MATAFLSNGSDMLMMKKAGSRLFDFEFWGGIGGHLEQGELNAPMTASYREIEEETGFKPENVEHFRLRYILLEVSGGEIWQQFVYFGETKHRRFVPSDEGELFWIPLDEVLDLHASILIKATLRHYLQHPGAEDIWIGNVQNGTDLKGTPQVIWKRMQETISFEPRNAPQIF from the coding sequence ATGGCTACAGCGTTTTTGAGCAATGGCTCAGACATGCTGATGATGAAGAAGGCAGGCAGCAGACTGTTTGATTTTGAATTCTGGGGTGGCATTGGAGGGCATCTGGAACAAGGAGAACTGAACGCACCTATGACCGCCAGCTATCGGGAGATAGAAGAAGAGACCGGATTCAAGCCAGAGAATGTCGAACACTTTCGACTTCGATATATTCTGTTAGAGGTTAGCGGAGGTGAGATTTGGCAGCAGTTTGTATATTTTGGTGAGACCAAGCATCGACGGTTTGTGCCCTCGGATGAAGGGGAGTTATTCTGGATACCGCTGGATGAGGTGCTGGATTTACATGCGTCTATTCTGATCAAAGCGACACTTAGGCACTATTTACAACATCCGGGAGCAGAGGATATCTGGATTGGCAACGTTCAGAACGGAACAGACCTAAAAGGTACACCACAGGTAATATGGAAAAGAATGCAGGAAACGATATCATTTGAGCCAAGGAATGCCCCGCAAATTTTCTAA
- a CDS encoding cellulase family glycosylhydrolase, which yields MKRIGNMFRKAMLLSLSLMLVSIAYSPHPASAASGPVKGFHVSGTKLLDATGTPFVMRGVNHAHTWFKNDLQAAIPAIAATGSNTVRIVLSNGSRWTADSLADVEQILALCDQYQLTVMLEVHDATGSDSIAELRKASDYFISIKDALIGKEDRVIVNIANEWYGSWETAVWAEGYQQVIPELRQAGIKNTLVVDAAGWGQYPTAIFNRGLDVFNADPLANTIFSIHMYEYAGGDAATVKSNIDHALAIGVPVIVGEFGFKHSDGDVDEATILSYAQQKGVGWLAWSWYGNGGGVEYLDLNNGPAGSLTDWGQTVVNGPNGTLATSALNTIYTTPGYQPVPDNGSGGVVTIPAAPTGVTATPGNGQVALNWSASPGAASYIVQRATTSGGTYTDVATSVSGKTYTNTSLTNGTTYYYKIKAVNSAGTSPSSVQVSATPQAGTTTPTSNLVLQYRAADTDATNNHIKPYFNIKNNGTSAVNLSGLKIRYYFTKDGSEGLNTIIDWAQIGAANITTSIGSITGTNADTYVEIGFTSGAGSLPAGGQTGDIQLRIHKDNWSNFNENNDYSFRPTQTSYDVWNRVTLHQNGNLISGVTP from the coding sequence ATGAAGCGTATTGGAAACATGTTTCGGAAAGCAATGCTGCTCTCTCTGTCATTAATGCTGGTGTCTATCGCGTATTCACCTCATCCAGCTTCCGCTGCAAGCGGGCCTGTCAAAGGATTTCATGTAAGCGGTACCAAATTATTGGATGCTACAGGTACCCCTTTTGTTATGCGTGGGGTGAATCATGCCCACACCTGGTTTAAGAATGATCTGCAAGCGGCCATTCCGGCCATTGCTGCCACAGGTTCCAACACCGTGCGTATTGTCTTGTCCAACGGAAGTCGCTGGACAGCAGATTCACTGGCGGATGTAGAGCAGATTCTGGCGCTGTGTGACCAGTACCAACTAACCGTTATGCTGGAAGTACATGATGCCACCGGGTCGGACAGTATTGCAGAATTGCGAAAAGCCTCAGATTATTTTATCAGCATCAAGGATGCCCTGATTGGCAAGGAAGATCGCGTAATCGTTAACATTGCGAATGAATGGTACGGTTCATGGGAAACCGCGGTGTGGGCGGAAGGATATCAACAAGTGATCCCTGAACTCCGTCAGGCGGGCATCAAGAATACGCTTGTCGTGGATGCCGCAGGTTGGGGGCAATACCCTACAGCGATTTTCAATCGTGGACTGGATGTGTTTAATGCGGACCCACTGGCAAATACCATCTTCTCCATTCATATGTATGAATACGCAGGCGGCGATGCAGCAACGGTCAAAAGCAACATTGATCATGCGCTGGCCATCGGCGTACCTGTCATTGTAGGCGAATTCGGCTTCAAACATAGCGATGGTGATGTAGATGAAGCGACGATCTTAAGCTATGCACAGCAAAAGGGAGTCGGCTGGTTGGCCTGGTCCTGGTACGGTAACGGTGGCGGTGTAGAATACCTTGATTTGAACAACGGTCCAGCAGGCTCCCTGACCGATTGGGGACAGACGGTGGTCAATGGACCGAACGGTACGCTAGCAACCTCTGCATTGAATACGATCTATACAACCCCTGGCTATCAGCCGGTGCCAGATAACGGTAGTGGGGGAGTTGTTACGATCCCGGCTGCGCCGACAGGTGTAACAGCCACGCCGGGGAATGGACAAGTAGCTCTGAACTGGAGCGCATCTCCCGGAGCAGCGAGTTATATTGTACAACGTGCGACAACGAGCGGAGGAACCTATACGGATGTAGCCACGAGTGTGAGCGGTAAAACTTACACCAATACGTCTTTGACGAATGGAACCACGTACTATTACAAAATCAAAGCCGTGAACAGCGCGGGTACCAGCCCAAGCTCGGTACAGGTGAGTGCGACACCGCAGGCGGGTACAACCACGCCAACTTCCAATCTGGTTCTGCAATATCGTGCCGCAGATACCGATGCAACGAATAATCATATCAAGCCCTATTTTAATATCAAAAACAATGGTACCTCCGCTGTTAACCTGAGTGGTCTGAAGATCCGTTATTACTTCACGAAAGACGGCTCCGAGGGATTGAATACGATCATCGATTGGGCGCAGATCGGAGCAGCCAATATCACGACCAGCATTGGAAGTATCACGGGCACGAATGCAGATACCTATGTTGAGATTGGTTTTACTTCGGGTGCAGGTTCTCTGCCAGCGGGAGGTCAGACGGGAGACATTCAGCTCCGTATTCACAAGGATAATTGGAGCAACTTCAACGAAAATAATGACTATTCCTTCCGTCCAACGCAGACTTCCTATGATGTGTGGAACAGGGTAACTCTGCATCAGAATGGCAACCTGATTTCAGGGGTCACACCTTAA
- a CDS encoding glycosyltransferase family 1 protein — protein MMRLALFTDTYLPETNGVAGTLHRLSNHLNRKRIEHLLFTPNSVIEGSHETQVRSVANIPFFLYPECRIALPNRANTHKQLQDFQPDLMHIATPFNMGLLGLRYALKHHLPHVVSYHTHFDRYLEYYRLKSMIPLYWKYIQWFHRACDATLTPSQETLNTLQAQGIQRLKLWSRGIDCNLYSPDKRSSDIRERYQITAPLILLYVGRIAPEKDIATLTTTMQQLPQEMQSQVHWIIVGDGPSLPKMRTQTPSNVTFTGYMHGEELAVMYASADLFVFPSSTETFGNVVLEAMASGLPVVAANAGGVKDLVSPHRNGVLFEPGQADALIREICLWGNHGNQLRMMGLEGRKLAEQRSWEHIFDTLIGDYEEAIEHRNRRTKDRIITA, from the coding sequence ATGATGCGCCTGGCCTTATTCACAGACACCTATCTTCCGGAAACCAATGGTGTTGCTGGCACGCTCCACCGCTTGAGTAACCATCTGAACCGCAAAAGAATTGAACATCTGCTGTTTACTCCGAACTCCGTCATCGAAGGGAGCCATGAGACTCAAGTCAGATCGGTTGCTAACATTCCTTTTTTTCTGTATCCCGAATGCCGCATTGCGCTACCCAACAGAGCAAACACGCACAAACAGCTACAAGACTTTCAGCCCGATCTGATGCATATCGCCACGCCGTTTAATATGGGGCTACTTGGCCTGAGGTATGCGCTGAAGCATCATCTTCCGCATGTTGTCTCCTACCATACTCACTTCGATCGTTATCTCGAATACTACCGGTTGAAAAGCATGATTCCGCTCTACTGGAAATATATCCAATGGTTCCACCGTGCCTGTGATGCAACACTCACCCCATCGCAGGAAACGTTGAACACCCTGCAAGCTCAAGGCATTCAGCGTCTGAAGCTTTGGTCCCGCGGGATTGATTGCAACCTGTACTCTCCCGATAAACGCAGCTCGGATATCCGTGAACGATATCAGATCACCGCTCCCCTTATTTTACTCTACGTTGGACGCATTGCCCCCGAAAAAGATATCGCTACGCTCACAACTACCATGCAGCAGTTGCCACAGGAAATGCAGTCCCAAGTACACTGGATTATTGTTGGCGATGGCCCATCTCTCCCCAAAATGCGTACACAAACCCCATCGAATGTCACCTTTACAGGATATATGCATGGCGAAGAACTTGCTGTTATGTATGCTTCGGCAGATCTGTTTGTGTTTCCTTCCTCTACGGAGACATTTGGCAATGTGGTGCTGGAAGCAATGGCTTCAGGACTTCCTGTGGTGGCAGCCAATGCCGGAGGTGTCAAGGATCTAGTATCCCCTCACCGCAATGGTGTGTTATTCGAGCCAGGTCAAGCTGATGCACTGATTCGGGAGATATGTCTCTGGGGAAATCACGGGAACCAATTGAGGATGATGGGACTGGAAGGCAGAAAGCTAGCTGAGCAGCGGTCGTGGGAGCATATATTTGATACACTAATCGGGGATTATGAGGAAGCCATAGAACATCGGAACAGACGAACGAAAGATCGAATTATCACAGCCTAG
- a CDS encoding PTS sugar transporter subunit IIA translates to MITTNQIYLDQTLHSKEDVFDFISAEAERYSITTNRVQLAADLWERERVYSTGLQDHFAIPHTQSEVVTRPAVMVIRLQEPIDWESHDGKPVKYIFAILVPKGHVDISHLQIISSLATLLLEDSFKEAIAEAVQPEDVYALLHQYTEGLVS, encoded by the coding sequence ATGATTACAACCAATCAGATTTATCTCGATCAGACATTGCATAGCAAAGAGGACGTATTTGATTTCATATCTGCGGAGGCAGAGCGTTACAGCATCACTACAAACCGTGTTCAACTTGCGGCTGATCTGTGGGAACGCGAACGTGTCTACTCCACCGGACTTCAGGATCACTTTGCGATTCCCCATACCCAGAGTGAAGTTGTAACACGTCCGGCGGTGATGGTCATTCGATTGCAGGAGCCCATTGATTGGGAATCACATGACGGCAAGCCGGTAAAATATATTTTTGCCATCCTTGTGCCTAAAGGTCATGTAGACATATCCCATCTGCAAATTATCTCTTCACTTGCCACCTTATTGCTTGAAGATTCATTCAAAGAGGCCATCGCAGAAGCGGTGCAGCCGGAAGATGTATATGCCTTGCTTCATCAATATACGGAAGGACTGGTGTCATAA
- a CDS encoding fructose PTS transporter subunit IIB — protein sequence MKIVGVTSCIAGLAHTPMAAKALEKAAQQLGYEIKVEQQGAMGQVNKLTEEDIAAANFVLIAADQTVKDMDRFGDKKVVRVKIGHAVSQAEAVLTKAVEAVNAQA from the coding sequence ATGAAAATCGTAGGTGTAACGTCATGTATCGCAGGTCTCGCCCATACCCCGATGGCCGCCAAAGCATTGGAAAAAGCAGCTCAACAACTGGGATATGAGATCAAAGTGGAACAGCAGGGAGCCATGGGACAAGTCAACAAGCTCACGGAAGAGGATATTGCTGCAGCGAATTTTGTACTGATTGCAGCGGATCAAACGGTGAAGGACATGGATCGGTTTGGCGACAAAAAAGTCGTTCGTGTCAAAATCGGTCATGCCGTAAGTCAGGCAGAAGCGGTATTAACCAAAGCCGTCGAGGCTGTGAACGCACAAGCTTAA
- a CDS encoding PTS fructose transporter subunit IIC produces MRKWFGEAKTHLMTGISYLLPVIIAGSLVVAICKIIALSMGITDLDPYKDGSGFLHILYLVQNVGWSGIGLLTIVLSGYIAYSIADKPALAAGLIGGVLAQQTNAGFLGALISGFFAGYITLWVKNKVKITGPAAGSVPLIILPLITVGLTGFLMAVILGGPLGALNEYLIAWVQNMSQSGTNTVVLAIILGAMIGFDLGGPVNKAAWMAGNALFLSGVYLPNIFINIAICIPPLGYGLATLLMKKRFSKTYQEAGKGAVIMGVIGITEGAIPFTLRNPAKMILVNMFACATGAALTALLGAHIIMPPIGGLYGAVSVGTPIAYLTGGIVGALIVAGGTMLVNFRDEEEKQPAKTQEASVKKNGEEIELVFD; encoded by the coding sequence ATGAGAAAATGGTTCGGTGAAGCAAAAACACATCTAATGACAGGTATCTCCTATCTGCTGCCGGTCATTATCGCGGGTTCCCTGGTCGTTGCCATCTGTAAAATTATTGCACTATCGATGGGCATTACCGATCTTGATCCGTACAAAGATGGAAGCGGATTCTTGCATATTTTATATCTCGTGCAAAATGTAGGATGGAGTGGCATCGGATTATTGACGATTGTCCTGTCCGGTTATATTGCGTACTCCATTGCCGACAAACCTGCGCTGGCCGCAGGTCTGATCGGCGGAGTGCTGGCACAGCAGACCAACGCTGGTTTCTTGGGCGCGTTGATCTCCGGTTTTTTTGCCGGATACATCACCTTATGGGTCAAAAACAAAGTTAAGATTACAGGTCCGGCCGCTGGCTCGGTACCGTTAATCATTTTACCGCTGATTACTGTCGGTTTAACCGGATTTCTGATGGCAGTCATTCTGGGTGGCCCGCTGGGCGCACTGAATGAGTATCTGATTGCTTGGGTTCAAAACATGAGCCAGAGCGGAACGAATACCGTTGTGCTTGCGATTATTCTGGGAGCGATGATCGGATTCGATCTCGGTGGACCCGTCAACAAAGCCGCCTGGATGGCAGGCAACGCCCTGTTCCTGTCCGGTGTCTATCTGCCGAATATTTTCATTAACATTGCCATCTGCATTCCGCCACTTGGTTATGGTCTGGCAACATTGCTGATGAAGAAACGTTTTTCCAAAACGTATCAGGAAGCGGGCAAAGGTGCAGTGATTATGGGCGTGATCGGCATCACGGAAGGTGCAATTCCGTTCACACTGCGTAACCCTGCCAAAATGATTCTGGTCAACATGTTTGCCTGTGCAACGGGTGCTGCCCTGACTGCATTGCTGGGAGCGCATATCATCATGCCACCGATCGGCGGCTTATATGGAGCTGTATCGGTAGGTACCCCAATCGCGTATCTTACCGGAGGCATTGTCGGTGCACTGATCGTAGCGGGGGGCACCATGCTGGTGAACTTCCGTGATGAAGAAGAGAAACAACCTGCCAAGACTCAGGAAGCTTCGGTGAAGAAAAACGGGGAAGAAATCGAACTCGTTTTTGACTAA